One segment of Yersinia kristensenii DNA contains the following:
- the ispG gene encoding flavodoxin-dependent (E)-4-hydroxy-3-methylbut-2-enyl-diphosphate synthase → MHNESPIIRRKSTRIYVGKVPIGDGAPIAVQSMTNTKTTDVAATVAQIKALERVGVDIVRVSVPTMDAAEAFKLIKQQSNVPLVADIHFDYRIALKVAEYGVDCLRINPGNIGSEDRIRSVVDCARHHNIPIRIGINGGSLEKDIQERYGEPTPEALLESAMRHVDILDRLNFDQFKVSVKASDVFLAVNSYRLLAKQINNPLHLGITEAGGARSGSVKSAVGLGLLLSEGIGDTLRISLAADPVEEVKVGFDILKSLRIRSRGINFIACPTCSRQEFDVIGTVNALEQRLEDLITPMDVSIIGCVVNGPGEALVSTIGVTGAHNKSGFYEDGVRQKERFDNEKMIDQLEAKIRAKASMLDANNRIVINMLDDK, encoded by the coding sequence ATGCATAACGAATCCCCTATTATCCGACGTAAATCGACTCGGATTTACGTCGGTAAAGTACCGATTGGTGATGGTGCACCGATAGCTGTGCAATCGATGACCAATACCAAGACCACTGATGTTGCTGCAACTGTTGCCCAAATAAAGGCGTTGGAACGTGTTGGCGTAGATATCGTGCGAGTCTCAGTACCGACCATGGATGCGGCTGAGGCGTTTAAGTTAATCAAACAGCAGTCAAATGTGCCGCTGGTTGCCGATATCCATTTCGATTACCGTATTGCGCTGAAAGTCGCTGAGTATGGTGTTGATTGCTTGCGAATTAATCCCGGGAATATCGGTTCGGAAGATCGTATTCGTTCTGTGGTTGATTGTGCCCGCCACCACAATATCCCTATCCGTATTGGTATCAATGGTGGATCGCTGGAAAAAGATATTCAGGAACGATATGGCGAACCTACGCCAGAAGCCCTGCTTGAATCCGCGATGCGCCATGTTGATATCTTGGATCGCCTCAATTTTGATCAGTTTAAAGTCAGCGTAAAAGCCTCCGATGTTTTCCTGGCGGTAAATTCCTACCGTTTGTTGGCCAAGCAAATTAATAACCCTTTGCACTTGGGAATAACTGAAGCGGGTGGTGCGCGCAGTGGCTCGGTAAAATCAGCTGTAGGATTGGGCTTGTTGCTGTCAGAAGGCATTGGCGACACTTTGCGCATCTCGTTGGCTGCCGATCCGGTCGAAGAAGTCAAAGTCGGCTTTGATATCCTGAAATCGCTGCGGATCCGTTCTCGTGGGATTAACTTTATCGCCTGCCCAACCTGCTCCCGCCAAGAGTTTGATGTCATCGGTACTGTTAATGCGCTGGAGCAGCGGTTAGAAGATCTGATTACCCCAATGGATGTCTCTATTATTGGTTGCGTGGTCAATGGGCCGGGCGAAGCATTGGTGTCGACTATCGGTGTGACGGGTGCACATAATAAGAGTGGTTTCTACGAAGATGGTGTTCGTCAGAAAGAACGTTTTGATAACGAAAAGATGATCGACCAGTTAGAAGCGAAAATTCGTGCAAAGGCATCGATGCTTGATGCGAATAACCGTATAGTTATCAATATGCTGGATGATAAATAA
- the pbpC gene encoding peptidoglycan glycosyltransferase PbpC (penicillin-binding protein 1C): protein MLKIGFSCHRRKLWLLALIVVLFPALLWLADKRWPLPLAEVQVARVVTAEDGTPLWRFADADGVWRYPVTLKQVSPYYLQALLTFEDRWFYAHPGVNPLALARAAWQDVRAGKILSGGSTLSMQVARLIDPHPRTLAGKLRQVWRTFQLEWHFSKDQILEIYLNRAPFGGTLQGIGAASWTYLGKPPSELTPAEAALLAALPQAPSRLRPDRYPLRAKAARDKVLSRLADYQVWSAKQVADIKQEDIWLAPRQVPQLAPLLARRLTTGNQREVIQTTVDAGLQRQLENMAAGWRHQLPEKTSLGLLVVDHSNMKVRAYLGSVDFQDNRRFGHVDMVSAWRSPGSTLKPFLYAMALDDGLIHAESLLQDVPRRFGDYRPGNFDTGFHGPVSASEALVRSLNLPAVQLLEAYGPKRFTANLRNGGLNLRFPLHSEPSLAVILGGTGSRLDQLVAAYSAFARGGMAASLRFEPQQKVQERRLFSAGAAWITRRIMAGEARPLPDDILPATVPLAWKTGTSYGYRDAWAIGINARYTIGVWVGRPDGTPVAGQFGYATAIPILNQVNNLLMTGVQQNGRQLPLDPRPSSVSREEICWPGGQPLAAGDSNCRQRRQSWILDGTLPPTLAAPGQENRQGSQLSVWLNPQGKRVAADCPGAKPAQLTLWPLPLEPWLPLAERRSQRLPVASSECPPQGDSEAAPLLVLGIRDGAVVKRLPGQNRLDLRLEAQGGRGQRWWFLNGEQVAVTENNQSWVQTLTTPGRYQLNVLDESGQVSNLVFKLN from the coding sequence ATGCTAAAAATAGGCTTTTCCTGTCATCGCCGTAAACTTTGGCTGCTGGCGCTTATTGTTGTGCTGTTTCCGGCCCTATTGTGGCTGGCGGATAAACGTTGGCCGCTTCCACTGGCTGAAGTACAGGTCGCGCGGGTGGTCACCGCTGAAGATGGTACGCCGTTATGGCGCTTTGCCGATGCTGACGGGGTGTGGCGCTATCCGGTCACCCTAAAACAGGTTTCACCTTATTACTTGCAAGCGCTGCTGACCTTTGAAGACCGCTGGTTTTATGCTCATCCCGGAGTGAACCCCTTGGCGTTGGCCCGCGCGGCCTGGCAGGATGTGCGGGCGGGTAAGATTCTTTCCGGCGGTAGCACACTATCTATGCAAGTTGCCCGCTTAATCGACCCACATCCCCGCACGTTGGCCGGTAAACTGCGCCAAGTTTGGCGAACCTTTCAGTTGGAATGGCACTTTTCTAAAGACCAAATTCTCGAAATTTACCTTAATCGTGCTCCTTTCGGCGGCACGCTACAGGGGATTGGTGCCGCCAGTTGGACTTATTTGGGCAAACCGCCCTCAGAATTAACCCCCGCAGAAGCGGCATTATTGGCCGCGTTGCCGCAAGCACCAAGCCGTTTGCGCCCAGATCGCTATCCGCTGCGGGCTAAAGCTGCACGCGATAAAGTATTAAGTCGGTTGGCGGATTATCAAGTGTGGTCGGCTAAACAAGTGGCTGATATCAAACAAGAAGATATCTGGCTAGCCCCACGTCAGGTGCCGCAATTAGCGCCATTATTGGCTCGGCGCTTGACGACAGGCAATCAGCGGGAAGTGATTCAAACCACAGTAGATGCCGGTTTACAGCGGCAATTGGAAAATATGGCGGCAGGTTGGCGTCACCAACTCCCCGAGAAAACTTCATTGGGGTTGCTGGTGGTAGACCACAGCAACATGAAAGTGCGTGCTTACCTCGGCTCGGTCGATTTTCAAGACAACCGCCGCTTCGGCCATGTGGATATGGTCAGCGCCTGGCGCTCGCCGGGGTCAACACTCAAGCCATTTCTGTATGCGATGGCCTTGGATGATGGCCTGATCCATGCAGAATCACTGTTGCAAGATGTGCCGCGCCGTTTTGGTGATTATCGCCCCGGTAATTTTGATACCGGATTCCACGGCCCGGTGAGTGCCAGCGAGGCATTGGTGCGCTCATTAAATCTACCGGCGGTGCAATTACTGGAAGCCTATGGCCCTAAACGTTTTACAGCTAATTTGCGTAATGGCGGTTTGAACTTACGTTTTCCTCTTCACAGTGAACCCAGTTTGGCGGTGATTTTGGGAGGAACGGGGTCACGGCTGGATCAGTTGGTTGCAGCGTACAGTGCTTTTGCGCGAGGCGGAATGGCCGCTAGTTTGCGGTTCGAACCCCAACAGAAGGTACAGGAACGGCGGTTATTCTCAGCGGGCGCGGCATGGATTACCCGGCGAATTATGGCGGGGGAAGCTCGGCCATTACCGGATGATATTTTACCTGCTACTGTGCCGCTGGCATGGAAAACCGGCACCAGCTATGGCTATCGTGATGCTTGGGCAATTGGCATTAATGCGCGTTATACCATTGGCGTGTGGGTCGGCCGGCCAGATGGCACACCGGTCGCTGGGCAGTTTGGTTACGCCACTGCCATCCCTATTCTCAATCAGGTCAATAATTTACTGATGACGGGGGTACAGCAAAATGGTCGCCAGCTACCTCTTGATCCCCGCCCGTCTTCTGTCAGCCGCGAAGAGATTTGCTGGCCAGGGGGGCAACCGCTCGCTGCGGGTGATAGCAACTGCCGACAGCGGCGGCAAAGCTGGATTCTGGATGGTACTTTGCCTCCAACCTTGGCAGCACCGGGTCAGGAAAATAGGCAGGGTAGCCAACTCAGTGTATGGCTAAATCCCCAGGGCAAGCGAGTTGCGGCAGATTGCCCTGGTGCTAAGCCAGCACAATTAACACTTTGGCCGTTGCCGCTTGAACCTTGGCTACCGCTGGCAGAGCGCCGCAGCCAAAGACTCCCCGTAGCCAGCAGTGAATGTCCGCCACAAGGTGATAGTGAGGCAGCACCCTTGTTGGTTTTAGGTATACGTGATGGTGCGGTTGTAAAGCGATTGCCGGGCCAAAATCGTCTCGATCTCCGTTTAGAAGCACAAGGTGGGCGTGGACAAAGATGGTGGTTCCTCAATGGGGAGCAGGTGGCGGTGACTGAGAATAATCAGTCGTGGGTACAAACACTTACAACTCCGGGCCGCTATCAACTTAATGTATTGGATGAGAGTGGGCAGGTGAGTAATTTGGTATTTAAATTAAATTAG
- a CDS encoding peptidase inhibitor family I36 protein: MIRNKFPFILFPLVSMLSFDAFSNDPKICFFVDDNYQGESLCTTEGNAINDMPLKWNDRISSISVPHGLVVSVFKDINFSGRTLTLKDSVDSLSSLRWANLDDEISSFKVRSAACFYELDAFAGDSFCLSGNESLDLYHASDPADRKYHVVNIFNDRISSIKLPPDTQVTLYEHDSFTGKYYVITNDFSAGDLEAIGMNKNITSMKVSQQEYFTCDQYCIVKDTVSIPLGHAFGDYWLDERIKYKEVLISFSLSGEDNYALELFDGGLIKVMGLVILLVHKAHQENSYIFELDEHSDTLSFLFRFNGGYSEVQFIESVGSKAIYVSPLVGDLFSVGFTNIKLVIKNDNNTNGSTPLIINKIVLAAEKVLSRQERSFVGNAACWLIPIISIYNYVVQGNCNQADRFINNTVAFFANNDNKILQISGSAKPLPKKNTNKTMEFETSITDIASDIETTLTHINVDMWSKALAIPATALACKVPMKEQLLPNLRIRRDLIPNCVDWTLSILTDFTLLFGDSVDHWNAENFGRIIERIIKEGDLGHGPPNNPVETRLIESVQMHLAENAADFLHIKTAFDFSQLSYANYLFHHDVDNSAHSPAVTQELPLGRYELALPNFQFTVTPARIRRGGSWVEDPELNFDIEVISGTTDDTLVARQNVIPVINQWRGVYRHAKKPPVAVSALGGNGDDPVSGDDKVVADTGASSSAGRGGEIDDAVTAGDGVIEAARIVSDVAQSWLRTSSDDYIYVIVRMSGQIISITMAIDINEFDVGIAGSLTHPDYVLHPEAEGTIRGAGTAAIRALADYLSKKGKRALISDVISKPSAIVKKKVGFKFIDEL, encoded by the coding sequence ATGATAAGAAATAAATTTCCATTCATATTATTTCCGTTAGTTTCAATGTTAAGTTTTGATGCATTTTCTAATGACCCTAAAATTTGTTTTTTCGTTGATGATAATTATCAAGGGGAATCTCTTTGTACTACAGAGGGTAATGCTATTAATGATATGCCTCTTAAGTGGAATGATCGTATATCGTCAATTTCTGTTCCTCATGGATTAGTGGTTTCTGTTTTTAAAGATATTAACTTTTCTGGCAGAACATTAACATTGAAAGATAGTGTGGATTCATTGTCATCTCTGCGCTGGGCAAATTTAGATGATGAGATTAGTTCTTTTAAGGTCAGAAGTGCCGCGTGTTTTTATGAACTTGATGCATTTGCTGGTGACTCGTTTTGTTTGTCCGGTAATGAGAGTTTAGACCTTTATCATGCTAGTGATCCTGCGGATCGTAAATATCATGTCGTCAATATATTTAATGACAGAATCAGTTCTATAAAGCTACCGCCGGATACTCAAGTAACTCTTTATGAACATGATAGTTTTACTGGGAAATATTATGTAATAACAAATGATTTTTCTGCTGGCGATTTAGAAGCAATTGGTATGAATAAAAATATAACCAGCATGAAGGTTTCTCAACAGGAGTATTTTACTTGTGACCAATATTGTATTGTAAAAGACACAGTTTCTATTCCTCTAGGACATGCGTTTGGGGATTATTGGTTAGATGAGAGAATTAAATATAAAGAGGTGCTAATTAGTTTTAGTCTTAGTGGCGAAGATAATTATGCCCTTGAACTTTTTGATGGCGGCCTTATCAAGGTTATGGGGCTGGTGATATTGTTGGTGCATAAGGCTCACCAAGAAAATAGTTATATATTTGAATTAGATGAGCATAGTGATACACTATCATTTCTATTTAGGTTTAATGGTGGTTATTCTGAAGTTCAGTTTATTGAATCTGTGGGGAGCAAAGCAATATATGTATCACCTTTGGTTGGGGATTTATTTTCTGTTGGGTTTACTAATATAAAATTAGTTATTAAAAATGATAATAATACTAATGGGAGCACACCTCTAATTATTAATAAAATCGTCTTGGCAGCAGAGAAAGTATTGTCTCGACAGGAACGAAGTTTTGTTGGAAATGCTGCCTGTTGGCTTATACCTATCATTAGTATTTATAACTATGTTGTCCAAGGTAACTGCAATCAAGCCGACAGGTTTATAAATAATACTGTTGCTTTCTTTGCTAATAACGACAATAAAATATTACAAATATCTGGTTCTGCAAAGCCGTTGCCGAAAAAAAACACTAATAAAACTATGGAGTTTGAAACGAGCATTACAGATATTGCTTCTGACATTGAGACAACATTAACACATATAAATGTTGATATGTGGAGCAAAGCATTAGCCATACCGGCGACTGCATTAGCCTGCAAGGTGCCGATGAAAGAACAATTATTGCCTAATTTACGTATTCGGCGTGATCTAATCCCGAATTGTGTTGATTGGACATTAAGTATTTTGACTGATTTCACTTTGCTGTTTGGTGACAGTGTAGATCATTGGAATGCTGAAAATTTTGGCCGGATAATTGAACGTATTATTAAAGAGGGGGATCTCGGTCATGGGCCACCGAATAACCCAGTGGAAACGCGTTTGATCGAAAGTGTTCAGATGCATTTGGCTGAAAATGCTGCGGATTTTTTACACATCAAAACGGCGTTTGATTTTTCACAGCTCAGTTATGCCAATTATTTGTTCCACCATGACGTTGACAATAGCGCCCATTCGCCAGCGGTAACACAGGAGTTACCCTTGGGGCGTTATGAATTAGCGCTGCCAAATTTTCAATTTACCGTGACCCCGGCCCGTATACGCCGAGGGGGGAGCTGGGTAGAAGATCCCGAATTAAATTTTGATATCGAGGTTATTAGTGGGACGACGGATGACACACTGGTTGCTCGGCAAAACGTCATACCAGTGATTAACCAATGGCGAGGAGTGTATCGCCATGCTAAGAAACCGCCTGTGGCGGTGTCTGCATTAGGCGGAAATGGGGATGATCCGGTTAGCGGGGATGATAAGGTTGTAGCTGATACTGGTGCTAGCAGTAGTGCCGGTAGGGGGGGAGAAATTGATGATGCGGTCACGGCTGGTGATGGAGTGATTGAGGCTGCGCGCATCGTTAGTGATGTTGCGCAAAGTTGGTTGCGAACCAGCAGTGATGACTATATCTATGTGATTGTCCGCATGTCCGGGCAGATAATTAGCATCACAATGGCTATTGATATCAATGAGTTTGATGTTGGGATCGCGGGTTCACTGACTCATCCGGATTATGTATTACACCCCGAGGCAGAAGGCACAATAAGAGGGGCAGGAACTGCTGCGATCAGGGCTTTGGCTGATTACTTGAGTAAAAAAGGAAAACGCGCTTTGATATCAGACGTTATCAGTAAGCCTTCGGCAATTGTCAAAAAGAAAGTGGGATTTAAGTTTATTGATGAGCTCTGA
- a CDS encoding bifunctional tRNA (adenosine(37)-C2)-methyltransferase TrmG/ribosomal RNA large subunit methyltransferase RlmN, with the protein MSEQLLTASTPIDAAPQSDNAVVTAASATSKINLLDLNRQQMREFFAEMGEKPFRADQVMKWMYHYCYDDFEQMTDINKVLRAKLQRVAEIRAPEVAEEQRSTDGTIKWAIKVGDQQVETVYIPEGDRATLCVSSQVGCALECKFCSTAQQGFNRNLRVSEIIGQVWRAAKIIGAVKATGIRPITNVVMMGMGEPLLNLNNVVPAMDIMMDDFGFGLSKRRVTLSTSGVVPALDKLGDMIDVALAISLHAPTDDIRDEIVPINRKYNIETFLAAVRRYLAKSNANGGRVTVEYVMLDHINDSTEQAHQLAECLKDTPCKINLIPWNPFPGAPYGRSSNSRVDRFSKVLMEYGFTTIVRKTRGDDIDAACGQLAGEVIDRTKRTLKKKMAGEPIAIKTV; encoded by the coding sequence ATGTCTGAACAATTATTAACTGCATCAACGCCAATTGATGCTGCTCCTCAGTCTGACAACGCGGTTGTGACCGCAGCATCAGCCACCAGCAAAATTAATCTGCTGGATTTAAATCGTCAGCAAATGCGCGAATTTTTTGCCGAGATGGGCGAGAAGCCTTTCCGTGCCGACCAGGTCATGAAGTGGATGTATCACTATTGCTACGACGATTTCGAGCAAATGACCGACATTAATAAAGTGCTGCGCGCCAAGTTACAGCGTGTGGCAGAAATCCGTGCACCTGAAGTGGCGGAAGAACAGCGCTCAACCGATGGCACCATTAAATGGGCCATCAAAGTTGGCGATCAACAAGTCGAGACGGTGTACATCCCTGAGGGGGACCGCGCGACCCTGTGCGTGTCATCACAGGTGGGTTGCGCTTTAGAATGTAAATTCTGCTCAACGGCACAGCAAGGTTTTAACCGTAACTTACGGGTATCTGAAATCATCGGCCAGGTGTGGCGTGCGGCCAAGATTATCGGTGCAGTAAAGGCAACCGGTATCCGCCCTATCACTAACGTGGTAATGATGGGCATGGGTGAACCCTTATTGAACCTGAATAATGTGGTACCGGCCATGGATATTATGATGGACGATTTTGGTTTCGGTTTATCCAAACGTCGTGTGACATTGTCCACTTCCGGTGTGGTTCCTGCGCTGGATAAATTGGGCGATATGATTGATGTGGCTTTGGCCATCTCGTTGCATGCCCCTACTGACGATATCCGCGATGAAATTGTGCCTATCAACCGTAAATACAATATTGAAACCTTCCTGGCCGCAGTTCGCCGCTATTTGGCGAAATCAAATGCCAATGGTGGGCGGGTTACGGTTGAATACGTTATGCTGGATCACATCAATGACAGCACCGAGCAAGCTCATCAGCTAGCGGAATGTTTGAAAGATACGCCGTGTAAGATTAACTTGATTCCATGGAACCCGTTCCCGGGGGCACCTTATGGCCGTAGCTCCAACAGCCGGGTGGATCGTTTCTCTAAAGTATTGATGGAATACGGGTTTACGACAATTGTTCGTAAGACGCGTGGTGATGATATTGATGCGGCATGTGGTCAATTGGCCGGTGAAGTCATCGACCGTACTAAACGTACTCTGAAAAAGAAAATGGCCGGTGAACCTATCGCCATTAAAACAGTCTGA
- the rodZ gene encoding cytoskeleton protein RodZ encodes MNTEASQDQTVPETTGVRLRQAREALGLTQQMVAERLCLKVSTIRDIEEDKAQANLASTFHRGYIRSYAKLVHLPEDELLPMLEKQAPIRAAKVAPMQSFSLGKKHKKRDGWLMSFTWLIVLVVLGLTGAWWWQNHQAQQAEIATMADQSSAQLSQNDGQSVPLTDDNSDPATPAETQAPLANSQSSTPIENSTASATSSAAPADTASNHIAAIAPQGTASAESAVVSPSQAPMPDVSTAQSPLPTADAGVTGAASSVGSLVMNFTADCWLQVVDASGKTLFSGIQKGGATLNLSGKSPYKLTIGAPGALTIMYQGNPVDLSKYIKANRVARLTVGVE; translated from the coding sequence ATGAATACTGAAGCCTCCCAAGATCAAACTGTTCCAGAGACGACAGGTGTGCGCCTGCGTCAAGCCCGTGAAGCACTAGGGCTAACTCAGCAGATGGTTGCAGAACGTCTGTGTCTGAAAGTATCCACAATCCGTGATATTGAGGAGGATAAAGCACAAGCTAATCTCGCCTCGACATTCCACCGTGGTTACATTCGTTCTTACGCTAAATTGGTTCACCTTCCTGAAGATGAACTTTTGCCGATGTTGGAAAAGCAAGCGCCGATCCGAGCGGCAAAAGTGGCTCCAATGCAAAGTTTCTCATTGGGCAAAAAGCATAAAAAACGTGATGGCTGGTTGATGAGTTTCACCTGGCTTATTGTGTTGGTTGTGCTCGGCCTGACGGGGGCATGGTGGTGGCAAAATCATCAGGCGCAGCAAGCAGAAATAGCCACAATGGCTGATCAATCCTCTGCTCAGTTGTCGCAAAATGACGGGCAATCAGTGCCGCTCACTGATGATAATAGCGATCCTGCGACTCCGGCGGAGACTCAAGCTCCGCTGGCCAATAGCCAATCATCTACTCCAATAGAAAACAGTACTGCGTCAGCGACGAGCAGTGCAGCGCCGGCAGATACGGCGAGTAATCATATTGCCGCAATTGCTCCTCAAGGAACGGCTTCAGCGGAGTCTGCGGTCGTTTCACCCAGTCAGGCACCTATGCCTGATGTCTCTACCGCGCAATCACCATTACCTACAGCAGACGCTGGGGTAACGGGTGCTGCATCATCTGTCGGCTCATTGGTCATGAATTTCACTGCTGACTGCTGGTTACAGGTGGTTGATGCGAGCGGAAAGACATTATTTAGCGGTATCCAAAAAGGAGGCGCGACCCTCAATCTATCAGGAAAATCGCCCTACAAACTGACCATTGGTGCACCTGGTGCATTGACGATTATGTATCAGGGTAACCCAGTAGATTTGAGCAAGTACATTAAGGCTAATCGCGTAGCCCGCCTGACTGTCGGTGTAGAGTAA
- the pilW gene encoding type IV pilus biogenesis/stability protein PilW, with protein sequence MKLIRLWRVCLVAGVLVAGCSGSSPEKVSQSTAGQTRLQLGLEYLAQGDLNAARQNLEKAVAADPQDYRAQLGMAFYEQRIGENSAAEQRYQQAMKLAPGNGTVLNNYGAFLCSLGQYVSAQQQFSAAVLSPDYGQVADSLENAGYCFLRANQNDQARVLLSRALKYDPDKGEPLLAEAQRHFGEGNRAQAQLLLDVYQHILPASAESLWLQIRFAALAGRQDSVQRYGKQLARSFPQSKQYQHFLANEY encoded by the coding sequence ATGAAGCTGATAAGACTGTGGAGAGTTTGCCTGGTGGCGGGCGTATTGGTGGCTGGCTGTTCTGGTTCATCGCCGGAAAAAGTGAGCCAATCCACCGCGGGGCAGACACGTTTGCAACTGGGTTTAGAGTATCTGGCGCAAGGTGATCTTAATGCTGCGCGACAGAACCTTGAGAAAGCTGTAGCGGCAGATCCACAGGATTATCGCGCTCAATTAGGTATGGCTTTTTATGAGCAACGCATCGGTGAAAACAGCGCCGCAGAGCAGCGTTATCAACAAGCGATGAAACTGGCACCGGGAAATGGCACTGTACTGAATAATTACGGTGCGTTTCTGTGTAGTTTAGGGCAGTATGTATCGGCCCAACAACAGTTTAGCGCAGCGGTGCTGTCGCCTGATTACGGTCAGGTTGCAGATAGTCTGGAAAACGCGGGATATTGCTTTTTACGGGCGAATCAAAATGACCAGGCTCGGGTACTGTTGAGCCGGGCATTGAAGTATGATCCGGATAAAGGTGAGCCGCTGCTCGCAGAAGCTCAAAGGCATTTTGGAGAAGGGAATCGCGCTCAGGCGCAATTATTACTGGATGTATATCAACATATCCTTCCAGCCAGTGCTGAAAGTTTATGGTTACAAATTCGTTTCGCCGCGCTAGCAGGCCGTCAAGATAGTGTTCAACGCTATGGCAAGCAGCTTGCGCGAAGTTTTCCACAATCCAAACAGTACCAGCATTTTCTAGCTAATGAATACTGA
- the ndk gene encoding nucleoside-diphosphate kinase produces MALERTFSIIKPNAVANNDIGAIYARFERAGFKIIAAKMLHLTKEQAEGFYAEHKGRPFFDGLVEFMTSGPIMVQVLEGENAVQRHRDIMGATNPDNALAGTLRADFADSFTANAVHGSDAVESAQREIAYFFAADEIFPRS; encoded by the coding sequence ATGGCTTTAGAACGTACTTTCTCCATTATCAAACCCAATGCTGTTGCCAATAATGATATCGGTGCCATCTATGCGCGTTTTGAAAGAGCTGGTTTCAAAATCATTGCTGCAAAAATGCTGCATCTGACCAAAGAACAAGCAGAAGGTTTTTACGCTGAACATAAAGGCCGCCCATTCTTCGATGGCTTGGTTGAGTTTATGACCTCAGGCCCAATCATGGTTCAGGTTTTGGAAGGTGAAAATGCCGTTCAGCGCCACCGTGATATTATGGGCGCAACTAACCCTGATAACGCGCTGGCGGGTACTCTGCGTGCTGATTTTGCTGATAGCTTCACTGCTAATGCCGTACACGGTTCTGATGCGGTTGAATCAGCTCAGCGCGAAATTGCTTATTTCTTCGCTGCGGATGAAATTTTTCCCCGCAGCTAA